In Chlorocebus sabaeus isolate Y175 chromosome 11, mChlSab1.0.hap1, whole genome shotgun sequence, one DNA window encodes the following:
- the COL2A1 gene encoding collagen alpha-1(II) chain isoform X2, with amino-acid sequence MIRLGAPPTLVLLTLLVAAVLRCQGQDVQEAGSCVQDGQRYNDKDVWKPEPCRICVCDTGTVLCDDIICEDVKDCLSPEIPFGECCPICPTDLATASGQPGPKGQKGEPGDIKDIVGPKGPPGPQGPAGEQGPRGDRGDKGEKGAPGPRGRDGEPGTPGNPGPPGPPGPPGPPGLGGNFAAQMAGGFDEKAGGAQMGVMQGPMGPMGPRGPPGPAGAPGPQGFQGNPGEPGEPGVSGPMGPRGPPGPPGKPGDDGEAGKPGKAGERGPPGPQGARGFPGTPGLPGVKGHRGYPGLDGAKGEAGAPGVKGESGSPGENGSPGPMGPRGLPGERGRTGPAGAAGARGNDGQPGPAGPPGPVGPAGGPGFPGAPGAKGEAGPTGARGPEGAQGPRGEPGTPGSPGPAGASGNPGTDGIPGAKGSAGAPGIAGAPGFPGPRGPPGPQGATGPLGPKGQTGEPGIAGFKGEQGPKGEPGPAGPQGAPGPAGEEGKRGARGEPGGVGPIGPPGERGAPGNRGFPGQDGLAGPKGAPGERGPSGLAGPKGANGDPGRPGEPGLPGARGLTGRPGDAGPQGKVGPSGAPGEDGRPGPPGPQGARGQPGVMGFPGPKGANGEPGKAGEKGLPGAPGLRGLPGKDGETGAAGPPGPAGPAGERGEQGAPGPSGFQGLPGPPGPPGEGGKPGDQGVPGEAGAPGLVGPRGERGFPGERGSPGSQGLQGARGLPGTPGTDGPKGASGPAGPPGAQGPPGLQGMPGERGAAGIAGPKGDRGDVGEKGPEGAPGKDGGRGLTGPIGPPGPAGANGEKGEVGPPGPAGSAGARGAPGERGETGPPGPAGFAGPPGADGQPGAKGEQGEAGQKGDAGAPGPQGPSGAPGPQGPTGVTGPKGARGAQGPPGATGFPGAAGRVGPPGSNGNPGPPGPPGPSGKDGPKGARGDSGPPGRAGDPGLQGPAGPPGEKGEPGDDGPSGADGPPGPQGLAGQRGIVGLPGQRGERGFPGLPGPSGEPGKQGAPGASGDRGPPGPVGPPGLTGPAGEPGREGSPGADGPPGRDGAAGVKGDRGETGAVGAPGSPGPPGSPGPAGPTGKQGDRGEAGAQGPMGPSGPAGARGIQGPQGPRGDKGEAGEPGERGLKGHRGFTGLQGLPGPPGPSGDQGASGPAGPSGPRGPPGPVGPSGKDGANGIPGPIGPPGPRGRSGETGPAGPPGNPGPPGPPGPPGPGIDMSAFAGLGPREKGPDPLQYMRADQAAGGLRQHDAEVDATLKSLNNQIESIRSPEGSRKNPARTCRDLKLCHPEWKSGDYWIDPNQGCTLDAMKVFCNMETGETCVYPNPANVPKKNWWSSKSKEKKHIWFGETINGGFHFSYGDDNLAPNTANVQMTFLRLLSTEGSQNITYHCKNSIAYLDEAAGNLKKALLIQGSNDVEIRAEGNSRFTYTALKDDCTKHTGKWGKTVIEYRSQKTSRLPIIDIAPMDIGGPEQEFGVDIGPVCFL; translated from the exons ATGATTCGCCTCGGGGCTCCCCCGACGCTGGTGCTGCTGACGCTGCTCGTCGCCGCTGTCCTTCGGTGTCAGGGCCAGGATGTCC AGGAGGCTGGCAGCTGTGTGCAGGATGGGCAGAGGTATAATGATAAGGATGTGTGGAAGCCGGAGCCCTGCCGGATCTGTGTCTGTGACACTGGGACTGTCCTCTGCGACGACATAATCTGTGAAGACGTGAAAGACTGCCTCAGCCCTGAGATCCCCTTCGGAGAGTGCTGCCCCATCTGCCCAACTGACCTCGCCACTGCCAGTg GGCAACCAGGACCAAAG GGACAGAAAGGAGAACCTGGAGACATCAAGGAT ATTGTAGGACCCAAAGGACCTCCTGGGCCTCAG GGACCTGCAGGGGAACAAGGACCCAGAGGCGATCGTGGTGACAAAGGTGAAAAA GGTGCCCCTGGACCTCGTGGCAGAGATGGAGAACCTGGGACCCCTGGAAATCCTGGCCCCCCTGGTCCTCCTGGCCCCCCTGGTCCCCCTGGTCTTGGTGGA AACTTTGCTGCCCAGATGGCTGGAGGATTTGATGAAAAGGCTGGTGGCGCCCAGATGGGAGTAATGCAAGGACCAATG GGCCCCATGGGACCTCGAGGACCTCCAGGCCCTGCAGGTGCTCCT gGGCCTCAAGGATTTCAAGGCAATCCTGGTGAACCTGGTGAACCTGGTGTCTCT GGTCCCATGGGTCCCCGTGGTCCTCCTGGTCCCCCTGGAAAGCCTGGTGATGAT gGCGAAGCTGGAAAACCTGGAAAAGCTGGTGAAAGAGGTCCGCCTGGTCCTCAG GGTGCTCGCGGTTTCCCAGGAACCCCAGGCCTTCCTGGTGTCAAAGGTCACAGA GGTTATCCAGGCCTGGACGGTGCTAAGGGAGAGGCGGGTGCCCCTGGTGTGAAG GGTGAGAGTGGTTCCCCGGGTGAGAACGGATCTCCGGGCCCAATG GGTCCTCGTGGCCTGCCTGGTGAAAGAGGACGGACTGGCCCTGCTGGTGCTGCG GGTGCCCGAGGCAACGATGGTCAGCCAGGCCCCGCAGGGCCTCCG GGTCCTGTCGGTCCTGCTGGTGGTCCTGGCTTCCCTGGTGCTCCTGGAGCCAAG GGTGAAGCCGGCCCCACTGGTGCCCGTGGTCCTGAAGGTGCTCAAGGTCCTCGTGGTGAACCTGGTACTCCTGGGTCCCCTGGGCCTGCTGGTGCCTCT GGTAACCCTGGAACAGATGGAATTCCTGGAGCCAAAGGATCTGCT GGTGCTCCTGGCATTGCTGGTGCtcctggcttccctgggccacggGGACCTCCTGGCCCTCAAGGTGCAACTGGTCCTCTGGGCCCGAAAGGTCAGACG GGTGAACCTGGTATTGCTGGCTTCAAAGGTGAACAAGGCCCCAAGGGAGAACCT GGCCCCGCTGGCCCCCAGGGAGCCCCTGGACCCGCTGGTGAAGAAGGCAAGAGAGGTGCCCGTGGAGAGCCTGGTGGTGTTGGGCCCATCGGTCCCCCTGGAGAAAGA GGTGCTCCTGGCAACCGCGGTTTCCCAGGTCAAGATGGTCTGGCAGGTCCCAAG GGAGCTCCTGGAGAGCGAGGGCCCAGTGGTCTTGCTGGTCCCAAGGGAGCCAATGGTGACCCTGGCCGTCCTGGAGAACCTGGACTTCCTGGAGCCCGG GGTCTCACTGGCCGCCCTGGTGATGCTGGTCCTCAAGGCAAAGTTGGCCCTTCT GGAGCCCCTGGTGAAGATGGTCGTCCTGGACCTCCAGGTCCTCAGGGGGCTCGCGGGCAGCCTGGTGTCATGGGTTTCCCTGGTCCCAAAGGTGCCAAT GGCGAGCCTGGCAAAGCTGGTGAGAAGGGACTGCCTGGTGCTCCTGGTCTGAGA ggtcttcctgGCAAAGATGGTGAGACAGGTGCTGCAGGACCCCCTGGCCCTGCT gGACCTGCTGGTGAACGAGGCGAGCAGGGTGCTCCTGGGCCATCTGGGTTCCAG GGACTTCCTGGCCCTCCTGGTCCGCCAGGTGAAGGTGGAAAACCAGGTGACCAG GGTGTTCCCGGTGAAGCTGGAGCCCCTGGCCTCGTGGGTCCCAGG GGTGAACGAGGTTTCCCAGGTGAACGTGGCTCTCCCGGTTCCCAAGGCCTCCAAGGTGCCCGTGGCCTCCCCGGCACTCCTGGCACTGATGGTCCCAAA GGTGCATCTGGCCCAGCAGGCCCCCCTGGGGCTCAGGGCCCTCCAGGTCTTCAGGGAATGCCTGGCGAGAGGGGAGCAGCTGGTATCGCTGGGCCCAAGGGTGACAGG GGTGATGTTGGTGAGAAAGGCCCTGAGGGAGCCCCTGGAAAGGATGGTGGACGA GGCTTGACAGGTCCTATTGGCCCCCCTGGCCCGGCTGGTGCTAATGGCGAGAAG GGAGAAGTTGGACCTCCTGGTCCTGCAGGAAGTGCTGGTGCTCGTGGCGCTCCG GGTGAACGTGGAGAGACTGGGCCCCCTGGACCAGCAGGATTTGCTGGGCCTCCC GGTGCTGATGGCCAGCCTGGGGCCAAGGGTGAGCAAGGAGAGGCCGGCCAGAAAGGCGACGCTGGTGCCCCTGGTCCTCAGGGCCCCTCTGGAGCGCCTGGGCCTCAG gGTCCTACTGGAGTGACTGGTCCTAAAGGAGCCCGAGGTGCCCAAGGTCCCCCA GGAGCCACCGGATTCCCTGGAGCTGCTGGCCGCGTTGGACCCCCAGGCTCCAat GGCAACCCTGGACCCCCTGGTCCCCCTGGTCCTTCTGGAAAAGATGGTCCCAAAGGTGCTCGAGGAGACAGCGGCCCCCCTGGCCGAGCTGGTGACCCTGGCCTCCAAGGTCCTGCTGGACCCCCTGGCGAGAAAGGAGAGCCTGGAGATGATGGTCCCTCT GGTGCCGATGGTCCACCAGGTCCCCAGGGTCTGGCGGGTCAGAGAGGCATCGTCGGTCTGCCTGGGCAGCGTGGTGAGAGAGGATTCCCAGGCTTGCCTGGCCCATCG GGTGAGCCCGGCAAGCAGGGCGCTCCTGGAGCATCTGGAGACAGAGGTCCTCCTGGCCCCGTGGGTCCTCCTGGCCTGACCGGTCCTGCAGGTGAACCTGGACGAGAG GGAAGCCCCGGCGCTGATGGCCCCCCTGGCAGAGATGGTGCAGCTGGAGTCAAG GGTGATCGTGGTGAGACTGGTGCTGTGGGAGCTCCTGGATCCCCTGGGCCCCCTGGCTCTCCTGGCCCCGCTGGTCCAACTGGCAAGCAGGGAGACAGAGGAGAAGCT GGTGCACAAGGCCCCATGGGACCCTCAGGACCAGCTGGAGCCCGGGGAATCCAG GGTCCTCAAGGCCCCCGAGGTGACAAAGGAGAGGCTGGAGAGCCTGGCGAGAGAGGCCTGAAGGGACACCGTGGCTTCACTGGTCTGCAGGGTCTGCCCGGCCCTCCT GGTCCTTCTGGAGACCAAGGTGCTTCTGGTCCTGCTGGTCCTTCTGGCCCTAGA GGTCCTCCTGGCCCTGTCGGTCCCTCTGGCAAAGATGGTGCTAATGGAATCCCTGGCCCCATTGGGCCTCCTGGTCCCCGTGGACGATCAGGCGAAACTGGCCCTGCT GGTCCTCCTGGAAATCCTGGACCCCCTGGGCCTCCAGGTCCCCCTGGCCCTGGCATCGACATGTCCGCCTTTGCTGGCCTAGGCCCGAGAGAGAAGGGCCCCGACCCCTTGCAGTACATGCGGGCTGACCAGGCAGCCGGTGGCCTGAGACAGCATGATGCAGAGGTGGATGCCACACTCAAGTCCCTCAACAACCAGATTGAGAGCATCCGCAGCCCCGAGGGCTCCCGCAAGAACCCTGCACGCACCTGCAGAGACCTGAAACTCTGCCATCCTGAGTGGAAGAGTG GAGACTACTGGATTGACCCCAACCAAGGCTGCACCTTGGACGCCATGAAGGTTTTCTGCAACATGGAGACTGGTGAGACTTGCGTCTACCCCAACCCAGCAAACGTTCCCAAGAAGAATTGGTGGAGCAGCAAGAGCAAGGAGAAGAAACATATCTGGTTTGGAGAAACCATCAATGGTGGCTTCCAT TTCAGCTATGGAGATGACAACCTGGCTCCCAACACTGCCAACGTCCAGATGACCTTCCTACGCCTGCTTTCCACGGAAGGCTCCCAGAACATCACCTACCACTGCAAGAATAGCATTGCCTACCTGGACGAAGCAGCTGGCAACCTCAAGAAGGCCCTGCTTATCCAGGGCTCCAATGATGTGGAGATCCGGGCAGAGGGCAATAGCAGGTTCACGTACACTGCCCTGAAGGATGACTGCACG AAACACACCGGTAAGTGGGGCAAGACTGTCATCGAGTACCGGTCACAGAAGACCTCACGACTCCCCATCATTGACATTGCACCCATGGACATAGGAGGGCCTGAGCAGGAATTCGGTGTGGACATAGGGCCGGTCTGCTTCTTGTAA